Proteins found in one Flavobacterium channae genomic segment:
- a CDS encoding DNA modification system-associated small protein: MSKGLDTAFIHYGIRKEDMDIIKNLTEEQGLDFEWLQENILKEFHNLKINNEDIDSKKIEKIIEKALNKI, from the coding sequence ATGAGTAAAGGTTTAGATACAGCATTCATTCATTACGGCATCCGTAAAGAAGATATGGATATCATTAAAAATCTAACAGAAGAACAAGGCTTAGATTTTGAATGGTTACAAGAAAATATATTAAAAGAATTCCACAATCTAAAAATCAATAACGAAGATATTGACAGTAAAAAGATTGAAAAAATCATCGAAAAGGCGTTAAACAAAATATAA
- a CDS encoding AAA family ATPase: protein MLITRIIAKNFKTYRELDLDLTVNEEQPIILIGGENGGGKTTLFQAIYYALYGLKVKDFEHFNKLQNAGERAKNEGNSSNKIELEIHFTGKVLHNDYKYIIKRLYTINAQNSPVEAVTLNLNGDIFQYGTATPHAERVKKEAEVNKIIKANLPQELSKYFLFDAMEAGNLLKDEYLNRVIKENIENVMGFNKYIQLGNATNILTQEYIAQGIEIEEERNQYKNLLEEKKKIEELIVATNTHYERALSYSLSQKEFYESAKEGKNLQANIKEQIQLVERKIEDILNRETLFIEQSERFLNDIEIQVFIPKLISIIQNEIELILAEKSQENNNDFIEPEHITKISEKVIAFLKENNLIESELTNEQKGLLKEYIIKKSNQDNTKTDYDFIDKNDVTNLEQLLGWSSINQFNIIEQQKESLEKELATLPNLKIQLLDLRKSDVGGGDEIIQSFEANELKIKELKETIKGYKSDIEKLDTKIKKFDLSDEEVPNPKLELLKKLGPLFTKVSNALLVNKKSRIEEAMKNDLNTTLVAYENQIDRVELSEDLSNLSFKIYHKAGNEIYLEELNAASKQIIIQVLLKSLHYFGDYNPPVMIDTVMGYLDESSRASLLENYFPKLSHQTILLSTDSEIRKHIDLEKIENFIAKKFTLVRDKENQLTEVVEGYFPN from the coding sequence ATGCTAATTACCAGAATTATTGCCAAAAACTTTAAAACCTATCGCGAGCTCGATTTAGACTTAACGGTAAACGAAGAGCAGCCTATTATTTTAATTGGTGGTGAAAATGGTGGTGGTAAAACCACCTTGTTTCAAGCCATTTACTATGCCCTTTACGGTTTAAAAGTGAAAGACTTTGAACACTTCAACAAATTACAAAACGCAGGAGAAAGAGCAAAAAATGAAGGAAATAGTTCTAATAAAATCGAACTTGAAATTCACTTCACAGGTAAAGTGCTTCATAATGATTACAAATACATAATCAAGCGTTTATACACCATCAATGCACAAAACAGCCCAGTTGAAGCAGTAACACTAAATCTTAACGGTGATATATTTCAATATGGTACAGCAACGCCTCATGCAGAAAGAGTAAAAAAAGAAGCCGAAGTAAATAAAATCATCAAAGCCAATCTGCCACAAGAATTGAGTAAATATTTCTTGTTTGATGCTATGGAAGCAGGTAATTTATTAAAAGACGAATACCTGAACAGAGTCATCAAAGAAAATATTGAAAACGTAATGGGGTTCAATAAATACATTCAATTAGGCAATGCAACTAATATTTTAACACAAGAATACATTGCACAAGGCATTGAAATTGAAGAAGAACGTAATCAATACAAAAATCTATTAGAAGAAAAGAAGAAAATTGAAGAATTAATAGTAGCAACCAACACGCATTACGAACGTGCGTTAAGCTATTCATTAAGTCAAAAGGAGTTCTATGAAAGTGCTAAAGAAGGTAAAAATCTACAAGCAAACATCAAAGAGCAAATACAACTGGTAGAAAGAAAAATAGAAGACATTCTCAACAGGGAAACATTATTTATAGAACAATCGGAAAGATTCTTAAATGATATAGAAATTCAGGTATTTATACCTAAACTCATTTCCATCATTCAAAACGAAATCGAGTTAATCTTAGCAGAAAAAAGTCAAGAAAACAACAATGATTTTATTGAACCAGAGCATATTACTAAAATTTCAGAAAAAGTAATCGCATTCTTAAAAGAAAACAATTTAATAGAATCAGAACTAACAAACGAACAAAAAGGATTACTTAAAGAATACATCATAAAAAAATCAAATCAAGACAATACCAAAACCGATTATGATTTTATCGATAAAAACGATGTAACTAATTTGGAACAATTACTAGGTTGGTCTAGCATCAATCAATTTAACATAATAGAACAGCAAAAAGAAAGTTTGGAAAAAGAACTAGCTACTTTACCAAATTTAAAAATTCAGTTGTTAGATTTAAGAAAAAGTGATGTTGGCGGTGGCGATGAAATCATTCAAAGCTTCGAAGCAAACGAGCTCAAAATAAAAGAGCTTAAAGAAACCATCAAAGGTTACAAATCCGATATTGAAAAATTAGATACTAAAATCAAAAAATTCGACTTATCAGATGAAGAAGTTCCTAATCCAAAATTAGAATTACTTAAAAAATTAGGGCCATTATTTACAAAAGTATCAAACGCGCTATTGGTTAACAAAAAGTCACGTATTGAAGAAGCCATGAAAAATGACTTAAATACAACATTGGTGGCTTATGAAAATCAAATTGATCGTGTAGAACTATCAGAAGATTTAAGTAATCTTTCCTTCAAAATTTACCACAAAGCAGGTAACGAAATCTATTTAGAGGAATTGAATGCAGCATCAAAACAAATTATTATCCAGGTACTTTTAAAATCTTTACATTATTTCGGAGACTATAATCCACCTGTAATGATTGATACAGTAATGGGATATTTAGATGAAAGTAGTAGAGCTTCTCTTTTAGAAAACTATTTCCCTAA
- a CDS encoding AAA family ATPase, translating to MDNTFEDIKDMLKANYPLLYLTTSEYGRVMQKLRRIAFELDYSFYSWDNVDGLQTHLKTQNNRLEKVERHKAYGETKGYQELLEFIKRDAESTDNKTKEIYIVEDFHKYFRDDKVIVYLRKLSSILKAYDKHLILLSPFLKLPDELEKYLTIVNVPLPDKDDLKTRLSTIISNENVNPDLENFLIDSALGMTDMEADLAFRLAKEKVGLNSKEAARIIANEKEQIIKKSGILDYYQVNEELEKSVGGLNNLKNWLKQRSKAFERKAKNFGLKEPKGILLLGVPGCGKSLTAKCVATEWKQPLLRLDIGKVFQAEVGSSENNIRLAIATAEAVAPCVLWIDEIEKGLSVGGGEKDGGTNSRVFSTILTWMQEKTKPVFVVATANNISDLPPELLRKGRFDEIFFVDLPSKEERKNILKIHLDKNGQTNITDFDNLADKTKHFNGAEIEEVVKEAMFLSYIDNPENHQISIIHLEKAIEQIVPLAQTMKKKIDGLREWASTRARLASAEKNNEKFEVAESDSENLIIQTKREKEEDIF from the coding sequence ATGGACAATACATTTGAAGATATTAAAGATATGTTGAAAGCAAACTACCCTTTGCTTTATTTGACCACTTCTGAGTATGGTCGTGTTATGCAAAAATTAAGAAGAATTGCTTTTGAATTAGATTATTCATTTTATTCTTGGGATAATGTTGATGGTTTACAAACACATTTAAAAACACAAAACAATAGACTTGAAAAAGTAGAAAGACACAAGGCGTATGGAGAAACTAAGGGCTATCAAGAACTTTTAGAATTCATAAAAAGAGATGCTGAGAGTACCGATAATAAGACCAAAGAAATTTATATTGTAGAAGATTTCCATAAATATTTTAGAGATGATAAAGTAATTGTTTACTTGCGTAAACTATCTTCCATATTAAAAGCGTATGACAAACATTTAATTCTACTTTCTCCTTTTCTAAAATTACCAGATGAGTTAGAAAAGTATCTTACAATTGTCAATGTTCCACTACCGGACAAGGATGATTTAAAAACTAGATTATCTACTATCATTTCAAATGAAAATGTAAATCCCGATTTAGAAAACTTTCTAATCGATTCTGCTTTAGGAATGACAGATATGGAAGCAGATTTAGCTTTCAGGTTAGCCAAAGAAAAAGTAGGATTAAATAGTAAAGAAGCAGCGAGAATTATAGCTAATGAAAAAGAACAGATAATTAAAAAAAGTGGAATTTTAGATTACTATCAAGTAAATGAGGAACTTGAAAAAAGTGTTGGAGGATTAAATAATCTAAAAAATTGGTTAAAACAAAGAAGTAAAGCTTTCGAAAGAAAAGCAAAAAACTTTGGTTTAAAAGAACCAAAAGGAATACTTCTATTAGGGGTTCCAGGTTGTGGTAAGAGTTTAACAGCTAAATGTGTGGCTACTGAGTGGAAACAACCATTATTAAGATTGGATATTGGAAAAGTATTTCAAGCTGAAGTAGGAAGTAGTGAGAACAATATACGTTTAGCAATTGCTACAGCCGAAGCTGTTGCTCCATGTGTTTTATGGATTGATGAAATTGAAAAAGGACTGAGTGTAGGCGGTGGTGAAAAAGATGGAGGAACTAATTCAAGAGTTTTTTCTACAATTTTAACTTGGATGCAAGAAAAAACAAAACCAGTTTTTGTTGTGGCAACAGCAAACAATATAAGTGATTTACCACCTGAATTATTGAGAAAAGGACGATTTGATGAAATTTTCTTTGTGGATCTACCTTCAAAAGAAGAAAGAAAAAATATCTTAAAAATACACTTAGATAAAAATGGTCAAACAAACATTACCGACTTTGATAATTTAGCAGATAAAACAAAACATTTTAATGGTGCTGAAATTGAAGAAGTTGTAAAAGAGGCTATGTTTCTTTCTTATATAGACAACCCAGAAAACCATCAAATTTCTATTATTCATTTAGAAAAAGCAATCGAACAAATTGTACCTCTTGCACAAACAATGAAGAAAAAAATTGATGGATTAAGAGAATGGGCTTCAACTAGAGCTAGATTAGCAAGTGCTGAGAAAAATAATGAAAAATTTGAAGTCGCAGAAAGTGATTCTGAAAATTTAATAATTCAAACAAAACGAGAAAAAGAAGAAGATATTTTCTAA
- a CDS encoding PIN domain-containing protein codes for MHKELDIEIYKHLENVMSTGEIYIGHLNYDFIFSKVNYLATCTEAIPFTPFDKVICQLLTIDEQLSFEQIGDILGMNVYESSNPKRYLDVAEKEILMEALQSLASGEFGKMIEGGDINFSRCRLTPTGREYAKMKSKFKVTINKPFELYFDHTTGDNLKAKENFEFTKGIAVHNYLGISIDFEDEDFIKEIAATQIPDIYNIEKKNSFTDAIVVSKQDFYKTYPIAITYDSNEKIFKAYCFDEKNKKIQKSFSQWINNDSYVKDEILAALDSKETVKTEVKYNEVYEEAIRHIDKNNPLIQVKNELLTKDIFDEYFFLNNFSSLVPHHSKYDLYICLTFCSESIFDQIFQILQKIENIESKIFIVFPEILKDEDDARYESLLALANDSVNLFITKKNVKNSFFIVETDEDANYYEIVIGQIGKYSKSFFNKNKWDDRGIKIKDYIKTEFSNDYALTICDEINRSIQNDMEEDIASIEQIEELDFYNVKLRVFEGLGMYEETIDEALQLLESFKENRLERLEEQIIDSFDEIEEDLETITNEKEGYNLKKKLEKIKNQINSNNQKLINRFEQIKLNIDNKIEEFEEAKRVYPFIIDTNIFINDPGIISKINKKHKIIIAAKVLDELDGFKANPQLKETATKIIRSISSSKSHNIHRAKANLNLLPPDFNKRSSDNMILATALMYQDQKGYLVTEDKGLIEKAKTVEMKVLNYQEFANKFL; via the coding sequence TATTTAGCTACTTGTACAGAGGCTATTCCTTTTACTCCTTTTGATAAAGTAATTTGTCAATTATTAACAATAGATGAACAATTGAGCTTTGAGCAAATTGGTGATATTTTGGGTATGAATGTTTATGAATCTTCAAATCCAAAACGATATTTAGATGTTGCTGAAAAAGAAATTTTAATGGAAGCATTACAGTCTCTTGCTTCAGGTGAGTTTGGTAAAATGATTGAAGGTGGTGATATCAATTTTTCAAGATGCAGACTTACACCTACTGGAAGAGAATATGCTAAAATGAAATCTAAATTTAAAGTTACAATCAATAAACCCTTTGAATTATACTTTGATCACACAACAGGTGATAATTTGAAGGCAAAAGAAAATTTTGAATTTACTAAAGGAATCGCAGTACATAACTATCTTGGAATTTCAATCGATTTTGAAGATGAAGATTTTATAAAAGAGATTGCAGCTACGCAAATCCCCGATATATACAATATTGAAAAGAAAAATTCTTTTACTGATGCAATAGTTGTAAGTAAACAAGATTTTTACAAAACATACCCCATTGCAATAACTTATGATAGTAACGAAAAGATTTTTAAGGCTTATTGTTTTGATGAGAAAAATAAAAAAATACAAAAATCATTTAGCCAATGGATAAATAATGACAGCTATGTCAAAGATGAAATCCTAGCAGCTTTAGATAGTAAGGAAACTGTAAAAACGGAAGTAAAATATAATGAAGTTTATGAAGAAGCTATAAGGCATATTGATAAAAACAATCCTTTAATTCAAGTAAAAAATGAGTTGTTAACTAAAGATATATTTGATGAATATTTCTTTTTAAATAATTTTAGTTCTTTAGTCCCGCATCATAGCAAATATGATTTGTACATATGTTTAACATTTTGTTCTGAATCTATTTTTGACCAAATTTTTCAAATTTTACAAAAAATTGAAAACATCGAATCTAAAATATTTATTGTATTTCCAGAAATTTTGAAAGATGAAGATGATGCTAGATATGAAAGTTTACTCGCTCTAGCAAATGATTCTGTTAATTTATTCATTACTAAAAAGAATGTAAAAAATTCGTTTTTCATAGTTGAAACAGATGAGGATGCAAATTATTATGAAATTGTAATTGGGCAAATAGGAAAATATTCCAAATCATTTTTCAATAAGAACAAATGGGATGATAGAGGAATTAAAATAAAAGATTACATCAAAACCGAGTTTTCTAATGATTATGCACTAACAATCTGTGATGAAATAAATAGAAGTATTCAAAACGACATGGAAGAAGATATAGCATCAATTGAACAAATTGAAGAACTAGATTTTTACAATGTAAAACTAAGAGTATTTGAAGGTTTAGGCATGTATGAAGAAACTATTGACGAAGCACTTCAATTGTTAGAGAGTTTTAAAGAAAACCGATTAGAAAGACTTGAAGAACAAATAATTGATAGTTTTGATGAAATTGAAGAAGATTTAGAGACGATTACTAATGAAAAAGAAGGATATAATCTAAAGAAAAAACTAGAAAAAATAAAAAATCAAATTAATAGCAACAATCAAAAGCTAATCAATCGTTTTGAACAAATTAAATTAAATATTGATAATAAAATTGAAGAATTTGAAGAAGCTAAAAGGGTATATCCTTTCATAATTGACACAAATATTTTCATAAATGATCCAGGCATAATTTCAAAAATTAATAAGAAACATAAAATAATCATTGCTGCCAAAGTATTGGATGAATTAGATGGTTTTAAAGCCAATCCACAACTCAAAGAAACGGCAACAAAAATTATTAGAAGTATATCTTCTTCAAAGAGTCATAATATCCACAGAGCAAAAGCAAATTTAAATTTGTTACCACCAGATTTTAATAAAAGATCATCGGATAACATGATATTGGCTACGGCCTTAATGTATCAAGATCAAAAAGGTTACTTAGTGACTGAAGATAAAGGACTAATTGAAAAAGCCAAAACAGTAGAAATGAAAGTCTTAAATTATCAAGAATTTGCAAATAAATTTTTATAA